The Ancylobacter sp. SL191 nucleotide sequence CACGAGCGGCGCCATGGCCTTTTTGAGGATCCATTTGCGCACCCCGCCCCGCATCTTCACCGAGGCCGGCAGGCGGGTGGCGAAGGCGACGAGATCGCGGTCGAGGAAGGGCGAGCGCACCTCGAGCGAGGCCAGCATGCTGGCGCGGTCGGCCTTGATGAGCAGGTTCTCGCCCAGATAGAAGCGGCCGTAATATTCCAGCGAGCGGTCGACATCGTGCGGGCTGGCGCCGCTCGCCCACAGCGCCTCCGCCTCCTCATAGAGCGCGTGCGGATCGAGCGTGGCGCCGAACAGGCGCGCCATGTCCTCGAGGCTGGCCGGGCCGAGCCAGGACGGCATCCAGTGCGCCGGCGCATGGCCGAGCCCGCGCAGCGCCCGACGGATCTTGAAATCGAGGCTCATATTGGCGTCCGAGCGCGGCAGATACTCGGCGGCGGCGCTGATGCCGCGATGCGCCCAGCCGGGCACGAGGCGGTGGTAGGCCCGCGCGGTGCGCAGGGCGGCGAAGGTGTCGTAGCCGGCGAACAGCTCGTCGCCCCCGTCGCCGCTAAGCGCGACCGTCACGTCCCGCCGGGCAAAGCCGCACAGGAGATGGGTCGGCAGGATCGAGGCATCGGCGATGGGATCGTCCAGCCCGCGCAGCAGCTGCGGCATCATCCGCGCCGCCAGATCGAGGTCCAGCGTCGTACTGTGATGGTCGGTGCCGTAATGGCGGGCCATGGCGGCGGCGATGGCCGATTCATCATAGCTCGGCTCGTTGAAGCCGATCGTGTAGGTCTTCATGCTCGCCGGATCGCGGCGCGCGGCCGCCAGCGCGACCACCGCCGTGCTGTCGATGCCGCCCGAGAGGAAGAAGCCGAGCGGCACATCGGCGGCGAGGCGGCGCTCGACGGCCTGGCCGAGCAGATGGCGCAGTTCCTCGGCCCAATCCTCGATGCTACCCGGCGGGGGATCGTCCACCGCCATGCGGTATTCCCAATAGCGGCGGGTCTGCATCTGCCCGGTGGCGAGATCCACACTC carries:
- the asnB gene encoding asparagine synthase (glutamine-hydrolyzing), with the protein product MCGIAGFVGPGTGADLRAMTDALQHRGPDDSGTYEDRSLPGAPVQLGFRRLAIVDLEGGRQPMQTADGALVVVFNGEIYNHIELRAALEQSGHRFETDHSDTEVLLHGYRQWGEGLVERLSGMFAFCLYDRRAGRLLLARDHFGKKPLFYARTREGFVFASEATALLRHPSVSTDIDAEAVLKYFAYGFVPAPRSIYRDIAKLPGGCLMSVDLATGQMQTRRYWEYRMAVDDPPPGSIEDWAEELRHLLGQAVERRLAADVPLGFFLSGGIDSTAVVALAAARRDPASMKTYTIGFNEPSYDESAIAAAMARHYGTDHHSTTLDLDLAARMMPQLLRGLDDPIADASILPTHLLCGFARRDVTVALSGDGGDELFAGYDTFAALRTARAYHRLVPGWAHRGISAAAEYLPRSDANMSLDFKIRRALRGLGHAPAHWMPSWLGPASLEDMARLFGATLDPHALYEEAEALWASGASPHDVDRSLEYYGRFYLGENLLIKADRASMLASLEVRSPFLDRDLVAFATRLPASVKMRGGVRKWILKKAMAPLVPAQILDRPKKGFGIPVSRWLRHMELPSPDASARLGLDHATLEGYWSDHRKGRADHRGLLWAAVVLATMLDRP